A single window of Vibrio sp. SCSIO 43137 DNA harbors:
- the gluQRS gene encoding tRNA glutamyl-Q(34) synthetase GluQRS, translated as MTYIGRFAPSPSGPLHFGSLVAALGSYFQAKSNRGRWLVRIEDLDPPREMPGATQLILQALESYGLHWDGEVIYQSQRHHIYQQQIDRWLNSGQAYYCRCTRKQIKASGGYYQGTCRELNWAPQESAVRLKMTSPVYRFTDEKHGEIAIPDALAEEDFIIKRRDGLYAYNLAVVIDDIEQGVTEVVRGADLIEPTGRQLSLYKILGQKPINYLHLPLATDSSGSKLSKQNHAQAIDITNPRPTLIQAMQFLGLSLPQQVQQSSVDEILHWGCKNWSLSVLSAEFKITSAFSNGEH; from the coding sequence ATGACATACATTGGCCGATTTGCCCCCTCTCCGTCCGGTCCCCTCCATTTTGGTTCGCTGGTAGCCGCTTTAGGCAGCTACTTTCAGGCAAAGTCCAACCGCGGCCGCTGGCTGGTACGCATTGAAGATCTGGATCCACCACGGGAGATGCCCGGCGCAACTCAGTTAATCCTGCAGGCGCTGGAGAGTTACGGCCTGCACTGGGATGGTGAAGTTATCTACCAGAGTCAACGTCACCACATTTATCAACAGCAAATCGACCGTTGGCTGAACTCAGGTCAGGCCTACTACTGCCGTTGTACCCGTAAGCAGATAAAAGCATCGGGCGGATACTACCAAGGTACCTGCCGTGAGCTGAACTGGGCTCCGCAGGAAAGTGCCGTGCGGTTAAAGATGACCTCTCCTGTCTACCGTTTTACCGACGAAAAACATGGTGAGATAGCGATTCCAGACGCGCTTGCGGAAGAAGACTTTATTATCAAGCGACGTGACGGGCTTTATGCCTATAATCTGGCCGTTGTTATTGATGATATCGAACAAGGCGTGACAGAAGTGGTTCGCGGCGCGGATCTTATTGAACCGACAGGCCGCCAACTTAGCCTGTATAAAATACTGGGCCAAAAGCCTATCAATTATCTGCACCTGCCTCTGGCCACTGACAGCAGTGGAAGCAAGCTCTCTAAACAGAATCATGCACAGGCAATAGATATCACTAACCCGCGCCCGACTCTTATTCAGGCGATGCAATTTCTAGGCTTAAGCCTTCCTCAACAAGTTCAGCAGAGTAGCGTAGATGAGATTCTGCACTGGGGATGTAAAAACTGGTCACTTTCTGTACTATCGGCTGAGTTCAAAATCACATCAGCATTCTCAAACGGTGAACACTAG
- the pcnB gene encoding polynucleotide adenylyltransferase PcnB: MTGIGDTTLNIITRDEHSISRQDISPNALKVLYRLNKAGYDAFLVGGGVRDLLLGKQPKDFDIATNATPEQIRQLFRNCRLIGRRFRLAHIMFGREIIEVATFRGHHQQPTKNISAQSDEGMLLRDNVYGSIEEDAERRDFTINALYYNIADYSIHDYTEGMEDLDDSLIRLIGDPETRYREDPVRMLRAIRFAAKLDMDICDTTADPILDLAYLLEDIPAARLFEESLKLLQSGQGLETYYLLRDYDLFKPLFPIIAKDFTDHGETEAEQMLELVLESTDRRINEGKRINPAFMFAAMLWYPLKKEAQSLMDEKGFSYYDAIMEASNTVLDIQVKSLAIPRRHTATIREIWQLQLRLPRRNGKRAQRLMELNKFRAGFDFLEMRGKIEGGETAELAAWWHTYQNADKATRQTMVNGLGQDKSGYRRRRNYRNKKSKAKS, encoded by the coding sequence GTGACCGGCATAGGAGATACCACTCTGAACATTATCACCCGTGATGAACACTCCATTTCAAGGCAGGACATCAGTCCCAATGCCCTAAAAGTACTCTACCGTCTGAACAAAGCCGGCTACGACGCATTTCTGGTCGGCGGCGGTGTACGAGATCTTCTTTTAGGTAAACAGCCAAAAGATTTTGATATTGCCACCAATGCAACCCCTGAACAGATTCGTCAGCTTTTCAGAAATTGCCGCCTGATCGGCCGCAGATTCAGACTGGCTCATATTATGTTTGGCCGCGAAATCATTGAAGTCGCCACCTTCCGCGGGCACCATCAGCAACCGACAAAAAATATTTCTGCCCAATCTGATGAAGGCATGCTGCTAAGGGACAATGTCTATGGCAGCATCGAAGAAGATGCCGAGCGCCGTGACTTTACCATCAATGCCCTCTACTACAACATTGCCGACTACAGTATTCACGACTACACCGAAGGGATGGAAGATCTGGATGACAGCCTGATCCGCCTGATTGGCGATCCTGAAACCCGTTACCGTGAAGATCCGGTGCGTATGCTGAGGGCAATCCGTTTTGCTGCCAAACTGGATATGGATATCTGCGATACCACAGCCGATCCGATTCTGGATCTGGCCTATCTTCTGGAAGATATTCCTGCCGCCAGACTGTTTGAAGAGTCACTCAAACTGCTGCAGTCCGGACAAGGTCTGGAAACCTACTATCTGCTAAGAGACTACGATCTGTTTAAACCGCTGTTCCCTATTATCGCTAAAGATTTTACTGATCACGGTGAAACCGAAGCAGAACAGATGCTTGAACTTGTTTTAGAGTCAACCGACAGGCGCATCAATGAAGGTAAGCGTATCAACCCGGCCTTTATGTTTGCCGCTATGCTCTGGTATCCGCTGAAAAAAGAAGCTCAATCCCTGATGGATGAGAAAGGCTTCAGTTACTACGACGCCATTATGGAAGCGAGCAATACCGTTCTGGATATTCAGGTGAAAAGTCTGGCTATCCCGAGACGTCATACGGCTACCATACGTGAAATCTGGCAACTTCAGCTCAGGCTGCCAAGACGAAACGGTAAGCGTGCCCAGCGCCTGATGGAATTGAATAAGTTCCGGGCAGGTTTTGATTTCCTTGAAATGCGCGGCAAAATCGAAGGCGGAGAAACAGCAGAGCTGGCAGCCTGGTGGCACACTTACCAGAATGCTGATAAGGCTACCCGTCAAACCATGGTTAACGGACTGGGTCAGGATAAGTCCGGTTATCGCCGTCGCCGTAACTACCGCAACAAAAAGAGCAAAGCCAAATCATGA
- the folK gene encoding 2-amino-4-hydroxy-6-hydroxymethyldihydropteridine diphosphokinase produces the protein MNRVYIAVGSNLSDPVQQAKQAIDALKKLPDSQFIQASSLYSSKPMGPEDQPDYINAVVQIETQLSPTDLLDQTQRIELEHGRVRKDERWGPRTLDLDILLYGEQIIETERLTIPHYGMKTREFVLYPLAEITPNLILPDGSELQVLLQSVARNGLSIWQA, from the coding sequence ATGAACCGGGTATACATTGCCGTAGGCAGCAACCTGTCGGATCCGGTTCAGCAGGCTAAACAAGCCATTGATGCGCTGAAAAAGCTTCCCGACTCACAGTTTATTCAGGCCTCTTCGCTATATAGTAGCAAGCCAATGGGGCCTGAAGACCAGCCGGATTACATTAACGCCGTGGTCCAGATAGAGACGCAACTCTCACCAACTGACCTACTTGACCAGACCCAGCGCATAGAACTGGAACATGGCCGCGTCAGAAAAGATGAACGCTGGGGACCAAGAACACTGGATCTGGATATCCTGTTATATGGTGAGCAGATTATTGAGACAGAACGGCTGACCATTCCCCATTACGGAATGAAGACAAGAGAGTTTGTTCTCTACCCTCTTGCAGAGATTACACCCAACCTGATTCTCCCTGACGGCAGCGAGCTGCAAGTTCTGCTACAGTCAGTCGCGAGAAACGGACTCAGTATCTGGCAGGCTTAG
- the panB gene encoding 3-methyl-2-oxobutanoate hydroxymethyltransferase: MKKITINDLIKWKQEGEKFASSTAYDASFAQLFEQQQMPVLLVGDSLGMVLQGKNDTLPVTVEDVAYHTRCVRAGSPNCLLMADMPFMSYATPEQACDSAATLMRAGANMVKLEGGAWLVDTVKMLTERAVPVCAHLGLTPQSVNIFGGYKVQGRDQEKADKMVEEALALEAAGAQIVLLECVPASLAERITKAVKVPVIGIGAGNVTDGQILVMHDMFGISANYMPKFSKNFLAQTGDIRTAVTQYIEDVKSGDFPSPDHTIA, encoded by the coding sequence ATGAAAAAAATAACCATTAACGACCTGATCAAGTGGAAGCAGGAAGGTGAAAAGTTTGCATCTTCAACCGCCTATGACGCCAGTTTTGCCCAGCTGTTTGAGCAGCAGCAGATGCCGGTTCTTCTTGTTGGTGACTCTCTTGGCATGGTTCTGCAGGGAAAAAATGACACTCTGCCGGTAACGGTAGAGGATGTTGCTTATCACACCCGTTGTGTGCGTGCAGGCAGCCCAAACTGTCTGCTAATGGCGGATATGCCCTTTATGAGTTACGCCACGCCAGAACAAGCGTGTGACAGTGCAGCCACCCTGATGAGAGCAGGCGCGAACATGGTCAAGCTGGAAGGCGGTGCATGGTTAGTCGATACGGTTAAAATGCTGACAGAGCGTGCTGTTCCAGTGTGTGCTCACCTTGGCCTGACACCTCAGTCTGTCAACATTTTTGGCGGCTATAAGGTGCAAGGCAGAGATCAGGAAAAAGCCGATAAAATGGTTGAGGAAGCTCTGGCTCTGGAAGCCGCCGGTGCACAAATCGTTCTGCTTGAATGCGTACCTGCCTCTCTGGCAGAGCGCATCACTAAAGCGGTTAAGGTTCCGGTTATCGGTATTGGTGCAGGTAATGTCACTGACGGTCAGATTTTGGTTATGCACGATATGTTTGGTATCTCAGCCAACTATATGCCTAAATTCTCCAAAAACTTTCTGGCTCAGACCGGAGATATCAGAACAGCCGTAACTCAGTATATCGAAGATGTGAAATCCGGTGATTTCCCAAGCCCGGATCACACAATAGCGTAA
- the panC gene encoding pantoate--beta-alanine ligase, with the protein MQTFSETRLLREQLTLCRQKGQKIAFVPTMGNLHNGHLTLVREAQKRADIVVVSIFVNPMQFERADDLNNYPRTLQQDLSKLEADGVNYVFTPTPALMYPHGLDKQTFVEVPEISHILEGASRPGHFRGVATIVTKLFNIVQPNVACFGEKDFQQLAVIRQMVTDLCMDIEIIGVATVREEDGLAMSSRNGLLTAEERQSAPAVARAMNQIGQQLEQGECDIDGLIEKANAQLIQAGFKPDEIFIRDARTMQPLTQASEQAVILMSAFLGKARLIDNKVVTLSR; encoded by the coding sequence ATGCAAACATTCTCAGAAACACGGCTTCTCAGGGAGCAGTTAACCCTCTGCCGTCAGAAGGGCCAGAAAATCGCCTTCGTTCCGACTATGGGTAACCTGCATAACGGCCATCTGACTCTGGTCAGAGAGGCTCAGAAACGTGCAGATATCGTTGTTGTCAGTATCTTTGTCAACCCAATGCAGTTTGAGCGTGCTGACGATCTGAATAACTACCCACGTACCCTGCAACAGGACCTATCCAAGCTAGAAGCTGACGGGGTGAACTATGTGTTTACTCCGACTCCGGCTCTGATGTATCCCCACGGGCTGGATAAACAGACCTTTGTTGAAGTGCCGGAAATCTCCCATATTCTGGAAGGCGCTTCCCGTCCGGGCCATTTTCGCGGCGTAGCCACCATTGTCACTAAACTGTTTAATATCGTTCAGCCCAATGTGGCCTGCTTTGGTGAGAAAGACTTCCAGCAACTTGCTGTTATCCGTCAGATGGTCACTGATCTCTGTATGGATATAGAGATCATCGGTGTGGCAACCGTACGTGAAGAGGATGGCCTTGCCATGAGCTCGCGGAACGGCCTGCTTACAGCAGAAGAGCGTCAGTCAGCACCTGCCGTTGCCCGTGCCATGAATCAGATAGGGCAGCAGTTAGAGCAAGGTGAGTGTGATATCGACGGACTTATTGAAAAAGCCAACGCACAGCTTATTCAGGCAGGTTTTAAGCCTGATGAGATCTTTATCCGTGATGCCAGAACTATGCAGCCACTGACGCAAGCGTCTGAGCAGGCGGTTATTCTGATGTCCGCCTTCTTAGGCAAAGCAAGGCTGATTGATAACAAGGTAGTGACTCTGTCTCGTTAA
- a CDS encoding ABC transporter permease, producing the protein MYQLYWTAFKSLLTKEINRFTRIWVQTLVPPAITMTLYFIIFGNLIGSRIGEMNGFSYMEYIVPGLIMMSVITNSYSNVASSFFSSKFQRNIEELLVAPVPNYVIIFGFVMGGVARGLAVGFIVTLVSLLFVDLQVDHWGIIIATVFMTSVVFSLGGLINAVFAKTFDDISIIPTFVLTPLTYLGGVFYSISLLPEFWQGVSKINPIVYMVNAFRYGFLGVSDVGIVTSFGVLSAFVLALYLVAHYLVSRGIGLRS; encoded by the coding sequence ATGTATCAGTTGTACTGGACTGCTTTTAAAAGCTTATTAACCAAAGAGATCAACCGCTTTACCCGTATCTGGGTACAGACACTGGTTCCGCCGGCCATCACCATGACGCTTTATTTTATTATTTTCGGTAACCTTATCGGTTCGAGAATTGGTGAGATGAATGGCTTTAGCTATATGGAGTATATTGTGCCGGGTCTGATTATGATGTCGGTGATTACTAACTCCTACTCTAACGTGGCGTCTTCATTCTTTAGTTCAAAGTTTCAGCGAAATATTGAAGAGTTACTGGTCGCTCCGGTACCCAACTATGTGATTATCTTCGGCTTTGTTATGGGCGGTGTCGCCAGAGGTTTAGCGGTAGGTTTTATCGTTACTCTGGTATCTCTGCTGTTTGTCGATCTTCAGGTGGATCACTGGGGCATTATTATTGCCACGGTATTTATGACTTCGGTTGTATTTTCCCTTGGCGGGTTAATAAACGCGGTATTTGCCAAGACCTTTGATGATATCTCCATTATACCGACCTTTGTACTGACGCCGCTTACTTACCTTGGCGGGGTGTTCTATTCCATTAGTCTGTTACCGGAGTTTTGGCAGGGTGTCTCGAAGATAAACCCGATTGTTTATATGGTGAACGCCTTCCGTTATGGATTTTTGGGCGTATCGGATGTAGGCATTGTTACCTCTTTTGGCGTGCTGTCTGCCTTTGTACTGGCACTCTATCTGGTGGCTCATTATCTGGTCAGCCGCGGTATTGGTCTTAGAAGTTAG
- a CDS encoding ABC transporter ATP-binding protein, with the protein MYALEISDLRKTYAGGFEALKGVSLKVKKGDFYALLGPNGAGKSTTIGIISSLVNKTSGEVSVFGHSIDKELELAKQHLGLVPQEFNFNQFETVEQIVIQQAGYYGVSTELAKQRAKKYLSQLDLWEKRTERARNLSGGMKRRLMIARALMHEPQILILDEPTAGVDIELRRSMWEFLKKINEQGITIILTTHYLEEAEMLCRNIGIINRGELIENTSMKALLNKLHVETFILDLEPGSEQPDLEGVNSSRLENDSLEIEIDKSQGLNQIFSQLSAQGVKVLSMRNKANRLEELFVGIVREQSGN; encoded by the coding sequence ATGTACGCACTGGAAATTAGTGATTTAAGAAAAACCTACGCCGGTGGCTTTGAAGCCCTGAAAGGCGTAAGCCTTAAGGTAAAAAAAGGCGACTTTTATGCGCTGCTTGGCCCTAACGGAGCCGGTAAATCGACTACTATCGGGATAATCTCCTCTCTGGTAAACAAAACCAGCGGAGAGGTATCGGTATTCGGTCATAGCATAGATAAAGAGCTGGAGCTGGCGAAGCAGCATTTGGGGCTGGTCCCTCAGGAGTTTAACTTTAACCAGTTTGAGACCGTTGAGCAGATCGTTATACAGCAGGCGGGTTATTACGGCGTTTCTACAGAGTTAGCAAAACAGAGAGCGAAAAAGTATCTTAGCCAGCTGGATCTATGGGAGAAGCGGACAGAACGCGCCCGGAACCTCTCCGGCGGTATGAAGCGCAGGCTGATGATTGCCCGGGCTTTGATGCATGAGCCCCAGATCCTGATTCTGGACGAACCTACTGCCGGTGTTGATATCGAGCTGCGGCGCTCCATGTGGGAGTTCCTTAAGAAGATTAATGAGCAGGGGATTACCATTATCCTCACCACTCATTACCTCGAAGAGGCAGAGATGCTGTGCCGCAATATCGGTATTATCAATCGTGGTGAACTGATTGAAAATACCAGTATGAAAGCCTTGCTGAATAAGCTGCATGTTGAAACCTTTATTCTCGATCTTGAGCCGGGCAGTGAACAGCCAGATCTTGAAGGTGTCAATTCATCCCGGCTGGAGAATGATTCTCTTGAAATTGAGATCGATAAATCTCAGGGGCTGAACCAGATTTTCTCCCAGCTATCGGCTCAGGGAGTTAAGGTTTTATCCATGAGGAATAAGGCCAACCGACTGGAAGAGTTGTTTGTGGGAATTGTCAGAGAACAGAGTGGAAATTAA
- the can gene encoding carbonate dehydratase, producing the protein MPDIKNLFDKNAAWSDKMTAESPEYFTKLVNRQRPEYLWIGCSDSRVPAELLTGLDSGELFVHRNVANQVIHTDLNCLSVVQYAIDVLKVKHVIVCGHYGCGGVNASIENPKLGLINNWILHIRDLYIKHKSWLSELPEEQVGDKLCEINVAEQVYNLGNSTIMQNAWERGQKVDVHGVIYGIGDGKLVDLGMRCDSQESLDNVYQQALDKITQNKLSR; encoded by the coding sequence ATGCCAGATATTAAGAATTTATTTGATAAAAACGCGGCCTGGTCAGACAAAATGACCGCTGAAAGCCCGGAGTATTTCACTAAATTAGTTAACCGACAAAGACCTGAGTATCTATGGATTGGATGTTCAGATAGCCGTGTACCAGCAGAGTTATTAACCGGACTGGATTCTGGCGAGCTATTCGTGCACAGAAACGTGGCCAATCAGGTGATTCATACTGATCTAAACTGCCTGTCCGTAGTTCAGTACGCCATTGATGTCCTGAAAGTCAAGCACGTAATCGTATGTGGTCACTATGGCTGCGGTGGTGTAAATGCATCTATCGAAAACCCTAAGCTTGGCTTAATCAACAACTGGATTCTGCATATCCGCGATCTCTACATCAAGCATAAAAGCTGGCTGAGTGAGCTGCCGGAGGAACAGGTTGGAGACAAGCTGTGCGAGATTAACGTTGCAGAGCAGGTTTATAACCTTGGTAACTCAACCATAATGCAAAATGCATGGGAGCGAGGCCAGAAAGTAGATGTTCACGGTGTTATCTACGGTATCGGAGACGGAAAACTGGTCGACCTTGGTATGCGCTGCGATAGTCAGGAGTCACTGGACAATGTTTATCAGCAGGCGCTGGATAAAATAACCCAAAACAAACTTTCACGTTAA
- the hpt gene encoding hypoxanthine phosphoribosyltransferase: MKHTVEVMISEQEVQKRVQELGKQITEYYGESEDLVLVGLLRGSFVFMADLARAIEKGHSVDFMTASSYGDSMESSRDVRILKDLDDDIKGKDVLLVEDIIDTGNTLSKVCEILSIREPNSIQICTLLDKPSRREVEVDVKWVGFEIPDEFVVGVGIDYAQKYRHLPYIGKVVPQE, translated from the coding sequence ATGAAACATACAGTTGAAGTGATGATCTCTGAGCAAGAGGTACAGAAACGAGTTCAGGAATTAGGGAAACAAATTACTGAGTATTATGGAGAGTCAGAAGATCTTGTTTTAGTTGGCTTACTGAGAGGCTCGTTTGTCTTTATGGCTGATCTGGCACGTGCAATTGAAAAAGGACATTCTGTCGACTTTATGACTGCATCCAGCTATGGCGATTCGATGGAGAGCTCGCGGGATGTCAGAATCCTTAAAGATCTTGATGATGATATCAAAGGCAAAGATGTTCTTCTGGTCGAAGATATTATTGATACCGGCAATACTCTGAGCAAGGTGTGTGAGATCCTTTCTATCAGGGAGCCAAATTCTATTCAGATCTGTACCTTACTGGATAAGCCTTCACGTCGTGAAGTTGAGGTGGATGTTAAGTGGGTAGGATTTGAGATTCCGGATGAGTTTGTTGTCGGCGTCGGTATTGACTACGCTCAGAAATATCGTCATTTACCATACATAGGTAAGGTAGTACCTCAGGAGTAA
- a CDS encoding TetR/AcrR family transcriptional regulator yields the protein MDMVTKRPRTRLSPQKRKLQLMDIALEVFARRGIGRGGHADIAEVAQVSVATVFNYFPTREDLVDEVLHHVVRNFSGFLNENIDTSLHAKENLKNICHCMIDLVEEDSHWLKVWFEWSASTRDEVWPLYMSLNKNSRLLVQSMFEQSISRGEICDKQDTENLTKMFQAICYAIYLEAHRGTDREHLEMFADSFLNMLCIYKDDQ from the coding sequence ATGGATATGGTAACGAAACGTCCACGGACTAGGCTTTCCCCACAAAAAAGAAAACTTCAATTGATGGATATCGCATTAGAAGTTTTCGCCCGCAGAGGTATCGGTCGCGGTGGCCACGCTGATATCGCTGAAGTTGCACAAGTATCAGTTGCAACGGTATTTAACTACTTCCCGACTCGTGAAGATCTGGTTGATGAAGTATTGCATCATGTAGTACGTAATTTCTCCGGCTTCCTTAACGAAAATATCGACACTTCACTGCATGCAAAAGAGAACCTGAAAAACATCTGTCACTGTATGATTGATCTGGTTGAAGAAGACAGCCACTGGCTAAAAGTCTGGTTTGAGTGGAGTGCTTCCACCCGTGACGAAGTGTGGCCTCTTTATATGTCACTGAACAAGAACAGCCGCCTGTTAGTACAGAGCATGTTTGAGCAGTCTATCAGCCGCGGCGAAATCTGCGATAAGCAAGACACAGAGAACCTGACGAAGATGTTCCAGGCTATCTGCTACGCTATCTATCTGGAAGCGCACAGAGGAACAGACAGAGAGCATCTTGAGATGTTTGCCGACAGCTTCCTGAATATGCTGTGCATCTATAAAGATGATCAATAA
- the lpdA gene encoding dihydrolipoyl dehydrogenase has protein sequence MSKEIKAQVVVLGAGPAGYSAAFRCADLGLETVLVERYSSLGGVCLNVGCIPSKALLHVAKVIEEAKALADHGIVFGEPQTDINKIRLWKEKVIQQLTGGLGGMAKMRKVTVVNGYGKFTGANSIEVDGEEGKTTINFDNAIVAAGSRPIKLPFIPHEDPRIWDSTDALELKEVPKKLLIMGGGIIGLEMGTVYHSLGSQIDVVEMFDQVIPAADKDIVRVYTKRIKNKFNLMLQTKVTAVEAKEDGIYVSMEGKKAPAEAERYDAVLVAIGRVPNGKLIDAEKAGVEVDERGFINVDKQMRTNVPHIHAIGDIVGQPMLAHKGVHEGHVAAEVISGKKHYFDPKVIPSIAYTEPEVAWVGKTEKEAKEEGIKYEVATFPWAASGRAIASDCSDGLTKLIFDKETHRVIGGAIVGTNGGELLGEIGLAIEMGCDAEDIALTIHAHPTLHESVGLAAEVFEGTVTDLPNPKAKKKK, from the coding sequence ATGAGCAAAGAAATTAAAGCCCAGGTAGTAGTGCTTGGTGCGGGACCAGCGGGTTACTCTGCCGCTTTCCGCTGTGCAGACCTAGGATTGGAAACTGTATTAGTAGAGCGTTATAGCTCATTAGGTGGTGTTTGTCTTAATGTTGGGTGTATCCCTTCAAAAGCACTGCTTCACGTAGCAAAAGTGATTGAAGAAGCGAAAGCTCTGGCCGATCACGGCATTGTATTTGGCGAGCCTCAGACAGATATTAATAAAATCCGTCTCTGGAAAGAGAAGGTAATCCAGCAGTTGACTGGTGGTCTTGGCGGTATGGCTAAGATGCGTAAAGTAACTGTTGTAAATGGCTACGGTAAATTTACCGGTGCAAACAGCATCGAAGTGGATGGCGAAGAAGGTAAAACCACCATTAACTTTGATAACGCTATTGTTGCTGCCGGCTCACGTCCGATTAAACTTCCGTTTATTCCTCATGAAGATCCACGTATCTGGGATTCAACAGACGCTCTGGAACTGAAAGAAGTACCGAAGAAACTTCTTATCATGGGTGGTGGCATTATCGGTCTAGAAATGGGTACCGTGTATCACTCACTGGGTTCTCAGATCGATGTTGTTGAAATGTTCGATCAGGTGATTCCGGCAGCTGACAAAGATATTGTCAGAGTGTACACCAAGCGTATTAAGAACAAGTTCAACCTGATGCTTCAGACTAAGGTGACTGCTGTTGAAGCCAAAGAAGACGGTATCTACGTCTCTATGGAAGGCAAGAAAGCACCGGCAGAAGCTGAGCGTTATGATGCGGTTCTGGTTGCTATTGGCCGTGTACCAAACGGTAAGTTGATCGACGCTGAAAAAGCAGGTGTTGAAGTTGATGAGCGTGGCTTTATCAATGTTGATAAGCAGATGCGTACTAACGTACCTCATATCCACGCTATCGGTGACATTGTTGGTCAGCCAATGCTGGCGCACAAAGGTGTGCATGAAGGCCATGTAGCCGCAGAAGTTATCTCTGGTAAGAAGCACTACTTCGATCCTAAAGTAATTCCTTCTATCGCTTATACTGAGCCGGAAGTAGCATGGGTTGGTAAGACAGAGAAAGAAGCGAAAGAAGAAGGCATTAAGTACGAAGTAGCGACCTTCCCTTGGGCTGCATCTGGTCGTGCTATCGCATCTGACTGCTCTGACGGCCTGACTAAGCTAATCTTCGATAAAGAGACTCATCGTGTTATCGGTGGTGCCATTGTCGGTACTAACGGTGGTGAGCTTCTGGGTGAAATTGGTCTGGCTATCGAAATGGGTTGTGATGCAGAGGATATCGCTCTGACTATTCACGCTCACCCGACACTACATGAATCAGTAGGTCTGGCTGCAGAAGTGTTTGAAGGTACGGTTACGGATCTTCCAAACCCTAAAGCGAAGAAGAAAAAGTAA